A window from Acropora palmata chromosome 14, jaAcrPala1.3, whole genome shotgun sequence encodes these proteins:
- the LOC141866051 gene encoding ficolin-2-like yields MTTDGGGWTVFQRRVDGSIDFYRGWTDYKFGFGNLSGEFWHGNDNLHRIAAAGNVIMRVDLEDFGGDVSFAEYSIFKVADGLDKYRLLIGGYNGTAGDSMAYQNGMRISTKDQDNDLRSDSCAETFKGAWWYKTCHESNLNGQYLGGPHVTFADGINWLAFRGYYYSLKRSEMKLRPQQ; encoded by the exons ATGACCACTGATGGAGGCGGTTGGACCGTTTTTCAGCGACGTGTGGATGGCTCAATAGATTTCTATCGTGGGTGGACGGACTACAAGTTTGGGTTTGGGAATCTAAGTGGTGAATTTTGGCATGGAAATGACAACCTCCATCGCATTGCAGCTGCTGGTAACGTGATAATGAGGGTTGATCTGGAAGATTTCGGTGGAGATGTTAGTTTTGCTGAATATTCCATTTTTAAGGTAGCTGATGGTTTAGATAAATACCGGCTTTTGATTGGAGGATACAATGGCACAGCGGGCGACTCAATGGCATATCAGAA CGGAATGCGGATTTCCACCAAAGATCAGGACAACGATCTTAGGAGCGATTCTTGTGCAGAGACGTTTAAAGGCGCATGGTGGTATAAAACTTGTCATGAATCCAATCTCAACGGACAGTATCTTGGTGGACCACATGTCACTTTTGCCGATGGGATCAACTGGTTGGCATTTAGAGgctattattattccttgaaaCGTTCTGAGATGAAGCTGAGGCCCCAACAGTGA
- the LOC141866053 gene encoding uncharacterized protein LOC141866053, whose translation MGAVFKTTHSMKTFLLPLLFKRLLLLILLSLAHAGKANQATVMINRGGNTRESGFAYFLEDKFSHLNVAALVKRVTENSLSCAFSCLKNLACFSFNFAAFPDKAGKFTCEILSSDKYHNSEGFLPSKDFHHFSIVVGN comes from the exons ATGGGAGCAGTCTTCAAAACGACGCACAGCATGAAAACGTTTCTTTTGCCACTCCTATTCAAACGACTGCTTCTCTTGATTTTGCTTTCACTTGCACATGCTGGCAAAG cgAACCAAGCGACCGTCATGATCAATCGAGGAGGAAACACTCGGGAAAGTGGCTTTGCTTACTTCTTAGAAGATAAATTCTCCCACTTGAACGTCGCTGCTCTTGTTAAACGAGTCACCGAAAATAGTTTGTCATGCGCGTTCTCCTGTTTAAAGAACTTGGCGTGCTTCTCTTTCAACTTCGCCGCTTTTCCGGATAAGGCTGGAAAATTTACGTGTGAAATCCTGTCGTCGGACAAGTACCATAACTCTGAGGGCTTCCTTCCAAGCAAGGATTTTCATCACTTCAGCATTGTGGTAGGAAATTGA